In a single window of the Nodularia spumigena CCY9414 genome:
- the treY gene encoding malto-oligosyltrehalose synthase: MRIPTATYRIQFNSQFGFNSAQKIINYLNELGISDLYASPIFKARTGSSHGYDIVDPNQLNPELGKPEDFTALVEELKQQNMGWLQDIVPNHMAYDSQNKYLMDVLENGVNSIYANYFDIAWNSPISNGFGDSQQPILAPLLGNFYGESLENGEIQLKYDQNGLSVNYYDFRFPLKLESYAIFLNQNIGKLSQILGRKNPIFVRLLGILYLVRHIPADATPKERQDQIDFVKGLLWELYTDNTEVQTFIDENLQLFNGEPGKPETFNLLDTLLSEQFFRLAFWKVGAEEINYRRFFTINELISVNVEDFQVFEKTHALITRLVKENQITGLRIDHIDGLYDPTQYLQRLKEKIGDTYTTVEKILELGEELPNHWSVQGTTGYDFLNYLNGIFCQTASQEDFTQIYWNLTGFRTALKQLAIEKKHLILERNLAGDIDNLTYFLKKIASKHRYGNDFTINGLKRAIAEVLTLFPIYRTYTNQDGILPADRQYIQAVIQQAKSNIPLLHHELNFIEKLLLLEYENYLTPDDQEQWLYFVMRLQQYTGPLMAKGVEDTALYVYNRFISLNEVGGNPDNFGVSIADFHDFNQQRKTHWLHSMNATSTHDTKRGEDIRARLNVLSEIPEEWKTQVYAFCEMNLDHKTSVNKSLPMPDRNDEYQFYQMLIGAFPFFEHEYNDFCQRIQDYVLKAAREAKVYTAWLRPNETYENALTKFVAAVLKPSDENTFLQKFLPFQKRIAYYGIFNSLSQTLLKITSPGVPDFYQGTELWDFSMVDPDNRRPVDFELRETHLKAIKEQAQTDILKLIDELLATKEDSRIKLFLITQALKARRENLTLFQQGSYLPLETRGKFADNIIAFARIHSNQTIITIAPRFFTNLIQPGEYPLNKQIWEDTYIDLPPAAPSVWQNTITGEIVSADKIMLIGDVLKHFPVALLKGNKIIVRAACA, from the coding sequence ATGCGAATACCAACAGCAACATATCGAATTCAATTTAATTCCCAATTTGGTTTTAACTCAGCCCAAAAAATCATTAATTATCTGAACGAACTAGGAATTTCCGACCTTTACGCATCACCAATATTTAAAGCCAGAACAGGTAGTAGTCACGGCTATGATATAGTTGATCCCAATCAACTAAACCCAGAACTAGGAAAACCAGAAGATTTTACCGCCTTAGTTGAAGAATTAAAACAGCAAAATATGGGTTGGCTACAAGATATTGTCCCCAACCATATGGCTTATGATAGCCAAAATAAATATCTGATGGATGTTCTCGAAAATGGTGTTAATTCTATTTATGCTAATTACTTTGATATTGCCTGGAATTCTCCTATAAGCAATGGATTTGGTGATAGTCAACAACCAATTTTAGCACCTTTACTCGGTAACTTTTACGGTGAATCTTTAGAAAATGGAGAAATTCAACTCAAATATGATCAAAATGGCTTGAGCGTGAATTATTACGATTTCAGGTTTCCTCTAAAATTGGAATCTTATGCAATATTTCTCAATCAGAATATAGGTAAATTATCTCAAATTTTAGGCAGGAAAAATCCCATATTTGTGAGATTACTTGGTATTCTTTATTTGGTAAGACATATACCTGCTGATGCTACCCCAAAGGAGAGACAAGACCAAATAGATTTTGTTAAAGGGTTGTTGTGGGAACTTTACACAGATAATACAGAAGTCCAAACATTTATTGACGAAAATCTTCAACTTTTTAATGGAGAACCAGGTAAACCAGAAACTTTTAATCTTTTAGATACTTTACTTTCTGAACAGTTCTTCCGTCTAGCTTTTTGGAAGGTCGGCGCAGAAGAAATTAATTACAGAAGATTTTTTACAATCAATGAATTAATATCTGTCAATGTCGAAGATTTTCAGGTATTTGAAAAGACCCATGCTTTAATTACGAGGTTGGTGAAAGAAAATCAAATTACTGGTTTACGAATTGACCATATTGATGGACTTTATGACCCAACTCAGTATTTACAAAGACTAAAAGAAAAAATTGGTGATACATATACCACCGTCGAAAAGATTTTGGAATTAGGGGAAGAGTTACCAAACCACTGGTCAGTTCAGGGTACTACAGGGTATGATTTCTTAAATTATCTTAATGGTATTTTTTGTCAAACTGCAAGCCAAGAAGATTTTACCCAAATCTACTGGAATTTAACGGGTTTTAGAACAGCTTTAAAACAACTAGCTATTGAGAAAAAGCATTTAATTTTAGAACGAAATTTAGCCGGAGATATTGATAATTTAACTTATTTTTTAAAGAAAATAGCAAGTAAACATCGTTACGGTAATGATTTTACCATTAATGGCTTAAAACGTGCGATCGCAGAAGTTTTAACTCTCTTCCCAATTTATCGAACTTACACAAATCAAGATGGTATATTACCAGCAGACCGCCAATATATTCAAGCTGTAATTCAACAAGCAAAATCAAATATTCCCCTACTACATCATGAATTAAATTTCATTGAAAAACTGCTATTACTGGAATATGAAAATTATCTCACACCAGATGATCAAGAGCAATGGCTTTATTTTGTCATGCGACTACAACAATATACTGGACCCTTAATGGCCAAAGGAGTTGAAGACACAGCTTTATATGTTTATAACCGCTTTATTTCTTTAAATGAAGTCGGTGGAAATCCTGATAATTTTGGTGTAAGTATTGCCGATTTTCACGACTTTAATCAACAGCGAAAAACCCATTGGTTACACTCAATGAATGCTACTTCCACCCATGATACTAAACGGGGTGAAGATATCCGCGCCAGATTAAATGTTTTATCAGAAATTCCCGAAGAGTGGAAAACACAAGTTTACGCATTTTGTGAAATGAATCTTGATCACAAAACAAGTGTAAATAAAAGTTTACCTATGCCAGATAGGAACGACGAATATCAATTTTATCAGATGCTAATTGGTGCATTTCCATTCTTTGAACATGAGTATAATGACTTTTGCCAACGTATTCAAGATTATGTCCTCAAAGCTGCTAGAGAAGCTAAAGTCTACACAGCATGGCTGCGACCTAATGAAACTTATGAAAATGCTTTAACTAAGTTTGTTGCAGCAGTTTTAAAACCTTCAGATGAAAATACATTTTTGCAGAAATTTCTACCTTTTCAAAAGCGGATAGCATACTATGGTATTTTTAATTCCTTATCTCAAACATTACTAAAAATCACCTCTCCTGGAGTTCCCGATTTTTATCAAGGAACTGAACTTTGGGATTTCAGTATGGTTGACCCTGATAATCGTCGTCCGGTTGATTTTGAACTGCGAGAGACTCATCTCAAAGCCATTAAAGAACAAGCCCAGACTGATATTTTAAAATTAATAGATGAATTATTAGCAACGAAGGAAGATAGTAGAATTAAGCTGTTTCTAATTACCCAAGCTTTAAAAGCGAGAAGAGAAAATTTAACACTTTTCCAGCAAGGTAGCTATCTACCTTTAGAAACTAGGGGAAAATTTGCAGATAATATCATTGCTTTTGCGAGAATTCATAGTAATCAGACAATTATTACCATTGCACCCCGATTTTTTACCAATTTAATTCAACCCGGAGAATATCCTCTAAATAAGCAAATCTGGGAGGATACATATATTGATTTACCACCAGCAGCGCCTTCAGTTTGGCAAAATACCATTACTGGGGAAATAGTCAGCGCTGATAAAATCATGTTAATTGGTGATGTACTTAAACATTTCCCTGTAGCCTTGTTGAAAGGAAATAAGATTATCGTTCGCGCAGCGTGCGCGTAG
- the glgX gene encoding glycogen debranching protein GlgX, producing the protein MYVALWPGEVYPLGSNWDGKGTNFALFSENATGVDLCLFDEKDNEIRLPFSEKNNFVWHGYIPGIGPGQRYGFRVHGPWSPETGHRFNPNKLLIDPYAKAIDGEIKHSRAIFGYSWDDPQPDLAFSNLDNAQNMPKCVVVDQSFDWEDDKLLYRPWHETIIYETHVKGLTKLHPDIPPELRGTYAGLAHPAVIKHLQQLGITAVELMPVHQFFSCPGYLLEKGLSNYWGYDSINYFTPHSSYSASGTLGEQVTEFKQMVKDLHFAGIEVILDVVYNHTGEGNHLGPTLSLRGIDNSVYYRLVEDDPRYYMDFTGCGNSLNVRHAQVLKLIMDSLRYWVTEMHVDGFRFDLASALARELYAVDSLAAFFDIIHQDPVLADVKLIAEPWDVGDGGYQVGNFPLRWSEWNGRYRDTVRSFWRGAENSLGQFAYSFTGSPDLYQTNGRSPNASINFITAHDGFTLNDLVSYNEKHNEANKEDSQDGENHNNSWNCGVEGDTNDPEILRLRERQRRNFLATLMLSQGVPMLLGGDEFGFSQKGNNNAYCQDNEISWKDWDLQESNADLLNFTRELIYFRHQHPVFRRRKWFQGEPIYGFGIGDISWFNADGSEMTDEQWLVNYAKVMSIFLNGEGIATPGPHGERIIDESFLLFYNAHYEPIDFVLPNGFKERGWEMVIDTNEPRFILPGKLVSGYQIVPLIERSLVLLRRLA; encoded by the coding sequence ATGTATGTAGCACTATGGCCGGGGGAAGTATATCCTTTAGGCTCTAATTGGGACGGTAAAGGCACAAATTTTGCTTTATTTTCAGAAAATGCCACAGGGGTAGACCTTTGTTTATTTGATGAAAAAGATAATGAAATTCGTTTACCTTTCAGCGAAAAAAATAATTTTGTTTGGCACGGTTATATACCAGGAATAGGGCCAGGACAACGGTATGGCTTTCGAGTGCATGGTCCCTGGTCGCCAGAAACTGGTCATCGCTTTAACCCCAATAAACTGTTAATTGACCCCTATGCTAAAGCAATTGATGGCGAAATTAAACATAGTCGAGCTATTTTCGGCTATTCTTGGGATGATCCTCAACCAGACTTAGCTTTTTCCAATTTAGATAATGCCCAAAATATGCCTAAATGTGTTGTCGTAGACCAATCTTTTGATTGGGAAGATGACAAACTGTTGTATAGACCGTGGCACGAAACTATCATTTATGAAACCCACGTCAAGGGCTTGACTAAACTACACCCAGATATTCCCCCAGAACTGCGGGGAACTTATGCAGGACTGGCACATCCAGCAGTAATTAAACATCTCCAGCAACTAGGAATTACCGCAGTGGAATTAATGCCTGTGCATCAGTTCTTCTCCTGTCCAGGATATTTACTAGAAAAAGGATTAAGTAATTACTGGGGTTACGATTCTATTAACTATTTCACACCCCATTCTAGTTATAGCGCCAGTGGCACATTAGGAGAGCAAGTCACCGAATTTAAGCAGATGGTTAAGGATTTACACTTTGCCGGAATTGAGGTAATTTTAGATGTGGTTTATAACCACACTGGCGAAGGAAATCATTTAGGGCCAACCCTATCACTGCGAGGTATTGATAATTCTGTATACTATCGTCTAGTGGAGGATGACCCCCGCTACTACATGGATTTTACAGGCTGTGGTAATTCTTTGAATGTGCGCCATGCCCAAGTCCTGAAGTTAATCATGGATAGCCTGCGCTATTGGGTGACAGAAATGCACGTCGATGGTTTCCGCTTTGATTTGGCTTCGGCGTTGGCGCGGGAATTATATGCGGTAGATAGCCTAGCAGCGTTTTTTGACATTATTCATCAAGACCCAGTATTGGCAGATGTAAAGTTAATTGCAGAACCTTGGGATGTGGGAGATGGTGGTTATCAAGTCGGGAATTTTCCCCTGCGCTGGTCTGAATGGAATGGCAGGTACAGGGATACGGTGCGGTCTTTTTGGCGGGGTGCAGAAAACAGCCTGGGGCAGTTTGCTTACTCTTTCACGGGTAGCCCTGACTTGTATCAAACAAATGGGCGCAGTCCCAATGCAAGCATTAATTTTATCACTGCCCATGATGGTTTTACGCTGAATGATTTGGTCAGTTATAACGAAAAGCACAACGAGGCGAATAAAGAAGATAGCCAAGATGGGGAAAATCACAATAATTCTTGGAATTGTGGTGTAGAAGGTGATACTAATGACCCAGAAATATTGCGTTTGCGGGAACGTCAGCGACGCAATTTTTTAGCCACTTTAATGTTGTCTCAGGGTGTCCCGATGCTGCTGGGGGGAGATGAATTTGGCTTTAGTCAGAAAGGTAATAATAATGCTTATTGCCAAGATAATGAGATTTCTTGGAAAGATTGGGATTTGCAAGAATCAAATGCAGATTTATTGAATTTTACGCGTGAATTGATTTATTTCCGCCATCAGCATCCAGTTTTTCGACGGCGTAAATGGTTTCAAGGTGAACCTATTTATGGTTTTGGTATTGGTGATATTAGTTGGTTCAATGCTGATGGTAGTGAAATGACTGATGAACAGTGGTTAGTTAATTATGCCAAGGTGATGAGCATTTTCTTGAATGGTGAAGGAATTGCTACTCCTGGCCCTCATGGTGAGCGCATTATTGATGAGAGTTTTTTACTATTTTATAACGCTCATTATGAGCCAATTGATTTTGTTCTACCCAATGGTTTTAAGGAGAGGGGATGGGAGATGGTGATTGATACTAATGAACCACGTTTCATTTTACCAGGAAAGTTGGTATCAGGTTATCAAATTGTACCATTAATTGAGCGATCGCTTGTTTTGCTTCGTCGTCTGGCTTAA
- a CDS encoding thioredoxin family protein yields MTLTASTMLPLGTQAPDFYLPEVVYGKKISLATFADQKALLVMFICQHCPFVKHIQTELASLGNDYPSNDLGIVAISANDAAKYPDDAPVSLKAMAIKLGFNFPLCYDETQETAKAYTAACTPDFFVFDAERKLAYRGQLDDSRPSNGKPVTGADLRAAIASLLADNPVTSEQKPSIGCNIKWKPGNEPSYFG; encoded by the coding sequence ATGACTTTAACTGCATCTACAATGTTGCCATTAGGCACGCAAGCACCGGATTTTTATCTACCAGAAGTGGTATATGGAAAAAAAATTTCCCTCGCCACTTTTGCTGATCAAAAAGCATTGTTGGTAATGTTCATTTGTCAGCATTGCCCATTTGTTAAACATATTCAGACAGAATTAGCAAGTCTAGGAAACGATTACCCCTCAAATGATTTAGGAATCGTAGCCATTAGCGCCAATGATGCCGCAAAATATCCAGATGATGCGCCAGTTTCTTTAAAAGCAATGGCCATCAAACTGGGTTTTAACTTTCCCTTGTGTTATGACGAAACTCAGGAAACAGCAAAAGCTTATACAGCAGCTTGCACACCTGATTTTTTTGTATTTGATGCAGAACGCAAACTAGCTTATCGGGGACAATTGGATGATAGTCGTCCCAGTAATGGTAAACCCGTGACTGGTGCAGATTTACGCGCTGCGATCGCCTCCCTGTTGGCGGATAACCCCGTTACAAGTGAACAAAAGCCCAGTATTGGTTGCAATATTAAATGGAAACCAGGTAACGAACCCAGTTATTTCGGTTAA
- the aroA gene encoding 3-phosphoshikimate 1-carboxyvinyltransferase, which yields MSASVITVETQKDLSGKLIIQRPSAGLSLQGRIRVPGDKSISHRALMLGAIAQGETQIQGLLLGEDPRSTASCFQAMGAQISELNTELVTVQGIGLGQLQEPVDVLNAGNSGTTLRLMLGLLASHPGRFFTVTGDSSLRSRPMSRVVKPLQQMGAEIWGRKGNSLAPLAIQGQALKPTHYHSPIASAQVKSCILLAGLLTAGKTTVTEPALSRDHSERMLRAFGAELTIDPETNSVTVIGPAQLRGQKVIVPGDISSAAFWLVAGAIVPGSELVVENVGVNPTRTGILEALELMGADIQLENQREVAGEPVADIRVRSSRLKSCTIAGDIIPRMIDEIPILAVAAVFAEGTTIIRDAEELRVKESDRITVMAQQLNKMGAKVSELPDGMEITGGTPLVGTDVDSYTDHRIAMSLAIASLVSTGITTIHRAEAAAISYPDFTATLQKVLNT from the coding sequence ATGTCAGCGTCTGTCATTACTGTAGAAACTCAAAAAGACCTTTCTGGGAAGTTAATTATCCAGCGACCCTCTGCTGGGCTGTCGTTACAGGGTCGTATCCGTGTCCCCGGTGATAAGTCTATATCCCATCGGGCTTTAATGTTAGGTGCGATCGCTCAAGGTGAAACCCAAATCCAAGGGCTGCTATTAGGCGAAGACCCCCGCAGCACAGCCAGCTGTTTTCAAGCTATGGGGGCGCAAATTTCGGAACTAAACACCGAATTAGTCACAGTTCAGGGTATTGGTTTGGGACAATTGCAAGAACCAGTGGATGTGTTGAATGCTGGTAACTCTGGGACTACACTCAGACTGATGTTAGGGCTTTTGGCTTCTCATCCAGGGCGGTTTTTTACAGTCACAGGGGATAGTTCTTTGCGATCGCGTCCCATGTCCCGTGTAGTTAAGCCTTTGCAACAAATGGGCGCAGAAATTTGGGGACGTAAGGGTAATTCCTTAGCACCCTTAGCAATTCAAGGACAAGCCCTCAAACCAACTCATTACCATTCCCCCATCGCTTCCGCCCAAGTTAAATCCTGTATATTACTAGCAGGTTTATTAACAGCCGGAAAAACTACCGTCACCGAACCCGCCCTTTCTCGCGACCACAGCGAACGGATGTTACGGGCTTTTGGTGCAGAACTCACTATTGATCCCGAAACTAATAGCGTTACCGTCATCGGACCGGCGCAACTGCGGGGACAAAAAGTCATCGTTCCAGGAGATATCAGTTCAGCAGCCTTTTGGTTAGTCGCTGGCGCAATTGTCCCCGGTTCAGAATTGGTAGTGGAAAATGTTGGTGTTAATCCCACCCGTACAGGGATATTAGAGGCTTTAGAACTGATGGGGGCTGATATTCAACTGGAAAATCAGCGCGAAGTTGCTGGGGAACCAGTAGCGGATATCAGAGTGCGTTCTAGTCGGTTAAAAAGCTGCACCATTGCTGGGGATATCATTCCCAGAATGATTGATGAGATTCCCATTTTAGCAGTAGCGGCTGTATTTGCCGAAGGTACAACCATTATTCGGGATGCAGAGGAATTGCGAGTTAAAGAAAGCGATCGCATTACTGTGATGGCGCAGCAACTCAATAAAATGGGCGCAAAAGTCAGTGAATTACCCGACGGTATGGAAATTACTGGTGGTACGCCTTTAGTGGGTACAGATGTCGATAGTTATACAGATCATCGCATTGCTATGAGTCTGGCGATCGCCTCTCTAGTTTCCACAGGAATCACCACCATTCACCGTGCAGAAGCCGCCGCCATTTCCTACCCCGACTTCACCGCCACACTACAAAAAGTGCTGAATACCTGA
- a CDS encoding glutathione S-transferase family protein, with translation MGLGILQDGKWISRREQEDSQGKFIRPSTTYRHQITADGSSGFKAEPGRYHLYISWACPWACRTAIIRQLKGLEDVIGLSVVGAEIDQNSWEFTDEPGAIPDSVNGTQYLWQLYLKADPNYSGRVTVPVLWDKHKGTIVNNESREIIRMFDTQFDDFAQEDINFYPEDLQELIDETIDAIYQPINNGVYRAGFATSQSAYDEAVTELFAALDDWENILGKQRYLCGDKVTEADWCMFTTLLRFDAVYYVHFKCNLRRMVEYPNLWNYLKELYQLPGVKETCNFDHIKRHYYKSHPNVNPTRIVPKGPVIDFDAPHNRDEVVKK, from the coding sequence ATGGGTTTGGGAATCCTCCAGGATGGTAAGTGGATATCAAGACGGGAGCAAGAAGATTCACAAGGTAAATTTATTCGCCCATCCACAACTTACCGTCATCAGATTACCGCAGATGGTTCTAGTGGTTTTAAGGCTGAACCGGGGCGCTATCATTTATATATTTCTTGGGCTTGTCCTTGGGCTTGTCGGACTGCAATTATCCGCCAATTGAAAGGTTTAGAAGATGTGATTGGGCTATCGGTAGTTGGGGCGGAAATTGATCAAAACAGTTGGGAATTCACTGATGAACCTGGGGCGATTCCTGATTCTGTAAATGGTACTCAATATCTTTGGCAACTTTATCTCAAAGCTGATCCTAATTATAGTGGACGGGTAACAGTGCCAGTTTTATGGGATAAGCACAAGGGGACAATTGTCAATAATGAATCCCGCGAAATTATCCGAATGTTTGATACGCAATTCGATGATTTTGCTCAAGAAGATATCAATTTTTATCCCGAAGATTTACAAGAATTAATTGATGAGACGATTGATGCTATTTATCAACCAATAAATAACGGTGTATATCGTGCGGGATTTGCCACTTCTCAATCAGCTTATGATGAGGCGGTAACAGAGTTATTTGCAGCCCTTGATGACTGGGAGAATATATTAGGAAAACAGCGCTATCTCTGCGGGGATAAAGTGACTGAAGCTGACTGGTGTATGTTCACTACTTTGTTGCGTTTTGATGCAGTTTATTATGTGCATTTTAAATGCAACTTACGCCGGATGGTTGAGTATCCTAATTTGTGGAATTACCTCAAGGAACTCTATCAATTACCGGGTGTGAAGGAAACTTGTAATTTTGACCACATTAAACGGCATTATTACAAGAGTCATCCGAATGTGAACCCGACCCGCATTGTGCCGAAAGGTCCGGTGATTGATTTTGATGCACCTCATAACCGGGATGAAGTGGTTAAAAAATAG
- a CDS encoding chlorophyll a/b-binding protein: MRTNTSIIDDQGLMNNFAIEPKVYIDEQGDRTGFTPYAELLNGRLAMIGFVSLIALEVFTGHGIIGLLASL, translated from the coding sequence ATGCGTACCAATACAAGTATTATTGATGACCAAGGTCTAATGAACAACTTTGCCATAGAACCAAAGGTTTATATAGACGAGCAAGGCGATCGCACTGGGTTCACTCCCTACGCCGAATTACTCAATGGTCGTTTAGCTATGATTGGTTTCGTCTCTCTGATTGCATTAGAAGTATTCACAGGACACGGTATCATCGGTCTTTTGGCAAGTCTGTAA
- the thyX gene encoding FAD-dependent thymidylate synthase, with product MHRFRVEVIAKTPNPQQVVYAAMHQDYSDGFVYDERDSWPSESQCGEIIVRRLLAGERGHYGPLEHPQIVFNCGYFPHSVMQQARTHRVSVSFDVQSFRYTGNQFIDVVEGKKDIEDVFYLRPVGDYSDRQGKKYYYSPEQRAADLAWCLEAAKRYKADFEGGMSEEHARGKVPFDYRQHFVVSFNLRSFMHFCDMRNKKDAQLEIQQLCEMMWPHFADWTPAIAQWYEKQRQGKARLAP from the coding sequence ATGCATCGATTCCGAGTAGAGGTTATTGCCAAAACACCAAACCCGCAGCAAGTGGTTTATGCTGCGATGCACCAAGACTATAGCGATGGCTTTGTTTATGACGAGCGCGACTCCTGGCCTTCGGAGTCACAATGCGGCGAAATTATTGTCAGGCGACTTTTGGCAGGCGAGAGGGGACACTATGGCCCGCTTGAGCATCCCCAGATTGTTTTTAACTGTGGTTATTTTCCTCACAGTGTGATGCAGCAGGCTCGTACACATCGGGTTAGTGTATCATTTGATGTCCAATCTTTTAGATACACGGGGAACCAGTTTATTGATGTAGTAGAAGGTAAAAAAGACATAGAAGACGTTTTCTACTTGCGTCCCGTTGGTGATTACTCTGATAGACAAGGCAAAAAATATTACTATTCACCAGAACAACGAGCCGCAGATTTAGCATGGTGTCTCGAAGCAGCGAAGCGTTACAAAGCTGATTTTGAGGGGGGAATGTCTGAGGAACACGCTAGAGGTAAAGTACCTTTTGACTATCGCCAGCATTTTGTCGTCAGTTTCAATTTAAGGTCTTTTATGCACTTTTGTGATATGAGAAATAAGAAGGATGCTCAATTGGAAATTCAACAGTTGTGTGAAATGATGTGGCCTCATTTTGCAGATTGGACTCCTGCGATCGCACAATGGTATGAAAAGCAGCGTCAAGGTAAGGCGAGATTAGCACCTTAA
- the treZ gene encoding malto-oligosyltrehalose trehalohydrolase, which translates to MKIGAHYLGDGICEFTLWGPHLESVALEIVSPYQRLLPMRQEGGYWQVTARDIEPGTLYLYQLNNSESRPDPASNFQPIDVHSPSQVINHSFAWSDSNWSGIALETMIMYELHVGTFTPEGTFAAIIPRLSDLRELGINTIEIMPVAQFPGDRNWGYDGVYPFAVQNSYGGPHQLKQLVDACHQQGIAVILDVVYNHFGPEGNYTSRFAPYFTETYRTPWGSAMNFDDADSYDVRQFFIQNALYWLGEFHIDALRLDAIHAIYDLGAKHFLAELAENVATLSQQQGRKLYLIAESDLNDPKVIRPAELGGYGIDAQWSDDFHHSLYSLLTGDRTGYYADFGKCEHLAKAYKDSFVYDWKYSYYRQRYHGNHAGDRSPSQFIVAIQNHDQIGNRVLGERLSQLVDFEGLKLAAGVVLLSPYIPLLFMGEEYGEESPFIYFVSHSDPDLIKAVREGRKQEFFAFHSQGEPPDPESPDTFNNCKLNWEKRQSGKHQVLLSFYKKLIQIRTQNPALLKRERESLKISCHEDQKLITWFKYSQENQIFCAINFNNCDITFSQEFTDNNWVKILDSAETKWLGKGSQLPKKTKLYQELTLSKQSFALYEKQFIK; encoded by the coding sequence ATGAAAATTGGCGCTCATTATTTAGGTGACGGTATTTGTGAATTTACACTTTGGGGACCACATTTAGAAAGCGTTGCCTTAGAAATTGTTTCTCCTTATCAGCGCTTATTACCCATGCGCCAAGAAGGAGGATATTGGCAAGTTACCGCCAGGGATATTGAACCAGGAACGCTTTATTTATATCAATTAAATAATAGCGAATCTAGACCTGACCCCGCATCAAATTTTCAACCTATCGATGTACATAGTCCTTCCCAAGTTATAAATCACAGCTTTGCTTGGAGTGACAGCAATTGGTCTGGTATTGCTTTAGAAACTATGATTATGTATGAGTTGCACGTTGGTACTTTCACACCAGAAGGAACTTTTGCAGCTATTATTCCCCGACTCTCAGATTTACGAGAGTTAGGAATAAATACTATTGAAATCATGCCAGTGGCGCAATTTCCAGGAGATAGAAATTGGGGTTATGATGGAGTATATCCCTTTGCTGTGCAGAATTCTTATGGTGGACCTCATCAGTTAAAGCAATTAGTTGATGCTTGTCACCAACAAGGAATAGCTGTAATTTTAGATGTGGTTTATAACCACTTTGGCCCTGAAGGTAATTATACAAGTCGCTTCGCCCCATATTTTACAGAAACTTATCGCACTCCTTGGGGAAGTGCTATGAATTTTGACGATGCTGATAGTTATGATGTGCGTCAATTTTTCATTCAAAATGCACTTTACTGGTTAGGTGAATTTCATATTGATGCTTTACGTTTAGATGCAATTCACGCTATTTATGATTTGGGTGCTAAACACTTTTTAGCAGAACTCGCCGAAAATGTGGCTACACTTTCTCAGCAACAGGGACGCAAACTTTATTTAATTGCTGAAAGTGATTTAAATGACCCTAAAGTAATTCGCCCTGCTGAATTAGGCGGTTATGGAATTGATGCTCAATGGAGTGATGATTTTCATCATTCATTATATAGTTTATTGACAGGCGATCGCACTGGTTACTACGCCGATTTTGGCAAGTGTGAACATTTAGCTAAAGCCTACAAAGACAGCTTTGTTTATGACTGGAAATATTCCTATTATCGCCAACGATATCACGGAAATCATGCAGGCGATCGCTCTCCCTCACAATTTATAGTAGCCATCCAAAATCATGACCAAATAGGTAACAGAGTTTTAGGCGAAAGATTATCACAATTAGTAGATTTTGAAGGTTTAAAATTAGCTGCTGGCGTAGTCCTACTTTCTCCCTATATTCCCCTGTTATTTATGGGAGAAGAATATGGAGAAGAATCGCCCTTTATATACTTTGTCAGTCACTCAGACCCAGATTTAATTAAAGCAGTTAGAGAAGGGCGTAAACAAGAATTTTTCGCTTTTCATTCTCAAGGAGAACCACCAGATCCAGAATCACCAGACACCTTTAATAATTGTAAGCTGAATTGGGAAAAACGCCAATCAGGTAAACATCAAGTTTTATTATCCTTTTACAAAAAACTGATTCAAATACGCACCCAGAACCCAGCCTTATTGAAACGCGAAAGAGAAAGTTTAAAAATAAGCTGTCATGAAGACCAAAAGCTAATTACCTGGTTTAAATATAGCCAAGAAAACCAAATATTCTGTGCAATAAACTTTAATAACTGTGACATTACATTTAGCCAAGAATTCACAGATAATAATTGGGTAAAAATTTTAGATTCTGCCGAAACAAAGTGGTTAGGTAAAGGTTCACAGTTACCCAAAAAAACTAAATTATATCAAGAATTAACCCTGTCTAAACAAAGTTTTGCCCTTTATGAAAAGCAATTTATAAAATAA